The Pollutimonas sp. M17 sequence CGCGCTTGGAAATCGACGACGGGTCGATGTCGATATGGATGATCTTGCGGGGATTCTGGGCGAAATGCCGGGTGTTGCCGATGACCCGGTCGTCGAAGCGCGCGCCCACGGCGATGAGCACATCGCAATGCTGCATCGACATGTTGGCTTCGTAAGTGCCATGCATGCCGGGCATGCCCACGAACTTGTCGTCGCTGGCGGGAAACGCGCCCAGGCCCATCAGGGTGTTGGTGCACGGCGCGCCGGTCAGCTCGACCAGCCGGCGCAGTTCCGTCGATGCGTCGGACAGGACCACGCCGCCACCCGAATAGATCATGGGGCGTTCGGCGGAAAGCAGCATCTGCACCGCTTTCTTGATTTGCCCAAGGTGGCCCTTGTTGACCGGCGCGTACGAGCGCATCTTGACTTCGCCGCGCTTGGCGGTGTACTTGCACTTGGCGACGGTGATGTCTTTGGGAATATCGACCAGCACGGGGCCGGGACGGCCCGTCTTGGCGATATAGAAAGCGCGGCGCATGGTTTCCGCCAGGTCCTTGACGTCGCGGACCAGGAAATTATGCTTCACGCAGGGCCGCGTGATGCCCACGGTATCGCATTCCTGGAAGGCGTCTTCCCCGATGGCATGGCTGGGCACCTGCCCGCTGATGATCACCATGGGGATGGAATCCATATAGGCGGTGGCGATGCCCGTGACGGCATTGGTCAGGCCCGGCCCGCTGGTGACCAGCGCAACCCCCACCTTGTCGGACGAGCGCGAATAGGCGTCGGCCGCATGGACGGCGGCCTGTTCGTGGCGCACCAGAATATGCTTGAAATTGTCTTGCTTGTAGATTGCGTCGTAGATGTACAGCACTGCGCCGCCGGGGTAGCCAAACACATGGTCTACGCCTTCTTCGGCCAGGCACTGCACGACGATGTCGGCGCCATTGAGTTCCATATTATTTTCCTTTCGTAACCAGCACTGATATCCCGACCGGCCCAGAAGGCCCAAGCTTGAACCGGTTGCAGCAACATGACCTGGCGCTTTATGGCTCACGGAGCCATGCCACCCAGACACCTTGCCGATCCGACCCGTACTCATCGAAACACAGCACAAACGTTCTTGAGAACGCGGGAGGTAGAAACGGAAGCCCTGGCAACACACGCTTGTGGCGCGGCCAACGGCAAATTATTACAGGCGCAAAAAACCGGGCGGATGGCCCGGGCAACAGTGCCTCTGGCGACCCGCTCCGGATAATTGAGCGGATCAACGCGCTAATGTAGCGCGTAACGCGGGGATAGGCAAATCAGGGAAGCAGATGGCTTTCCAGCAGCGCGCCGATGAATTCGGCATATTGCGTGGCGCTGACCCCCTGGTTGCTGTATTTGCGCCGCTTCAGGTACCAATCCTGCATCATGGCCTTGCACAGCGAAGCCAGCAGGCGCGCGTTGATCTGCCGGAACGCGCCGGCCTCGATGCCTTCCTGAATGATGCCGTGAAGGATGTTCTCGATTTCGAGCTCGATCGCGATGGCTTCCTTCTTCTGCTTTTCAGGCAGGCTCTTGGTCTCCATGAAGGAAAAATAGAACCAGGGCTGCATCAGCTCGCTGAGGTAGACGTGCGCCTTCACGGCAGCCAGCAACTTGTCGCGTGGCGCCGCGATGTCCTGCGTATAGGCCAGCATGGTGCGCCGGGTCAGCAGGAAGCCATGGCCCTGGATAAGGCCGAGCAGGTCTTCCTTGCTTCGTATATAGGCATACAGGCCGCCTATGCTGAAACCCGAATCGGCGCAC is a genomic window containing:
- a CDS encoding acetolactate synthase 3 catalytic subunit, giving the protein MELNGADIVVQCLAEEGVDHVFGYPGGAVLYIYDAIYKQDNFKHILVRHEQAAVHAADAYSRSSDKVGVALVTSGPGLTNAVTGIATAYMDSIPMVIISGQVPSHAIGEDAFQECDTVGITRPCVKHNFLVRDVKDLAETMRRAFYIAKTGRPGPVLVDIPKDITVAKCKYTAKRGEVKMRSYAPVNKGHLGQIKKAVQMLLSAERPMIYSGGGVVLSDASTELRRLVELTGAPCTNTLMGLGAFPASDDKFVGMPGMHGTYEANMSMQHCDVLIAVGARFDDRVIGNTRHFAQNPRKIIHIDIDPSSISKRVRVDVPIVGNVKDVLQEMNAVYAQAATEAPSNKAALAKWWEQINAWRGKQCLVYENSDTVIKPQFVVEKLWEVTGGNAFVTSDVGQHQMWAAQYYRFDEPRRWINSGGLGTMGVGLPYAMGVQMANPDSQIAVITGEASIQMNIQELSTCSQYRLTPKVLCLNNRYLGMVRQWQQIDYGSRYSESYVDALPDFVKLVESYGHIGMRIEKPADVEPAIREAFIKHKDRLVFMDFITDQTENVWPMVKAGRGLTEMLLGSEDL
- a CDS encoding TetR/AcrR family transcriptional regulator, translated to MIADFESFKIELSLSKVEICRELYHQNRDLIRIKKEHVAVRNLVRIINSTLRLAGTKGFHAMSLRDLCADSGFSIGGLYAYIRSKEDLLGLIQGHGFLLTRRTMLAYTQDIAAPRDKLLAAVKAHVYLSELMQPWFYFSFMETKSLPEKQKKEAIAIELEIENILHGIIQEGIEAGAFRQINARLLASLCKAMMQDWYLKRRKYSNQGVSATQYAEFIGALLESHLLP